A single region of the Paramicrobacterium fandaimingii genome encodes:
- a CDS encoding SDR family NAD(P)-dependent oxidoreductase: MSDDTARRHLEGKVAIVTGSGRGLGLAYAQELARQGASVVVNDVDEQTAADAVASITSGGGTATAVVAPVGPTETAKLLVQTAVDTYGRLDILVTNAGVLRDTVLWKMTDDDFDSVIGVHLRGTFTCVREAATYMRANTIAGRIICIGSPTGQRGNFGQTNYSAAKAGIVGMVRTWSMELKRAGITANAVIPVAATAMTSTVPYFAAAVEAADKGEAMPAFFRHDLGFGTSQDVAGLITYLASDAAQDVTGQAIGIGGDRIQLWSHPNAVTTAYNDGGWSAEALDENFTDAVGDLQTVGESFPPLPDELQRPTADA; this comes from the coding sequence ATGTCAGATGACACCGCACGTCGCCACCTCGAGGGAAAAGTCGCAATCGTCACCGGCTCGGGCCGAGGCCTTGGCCTGGCGTACGCCCAGGAGCTTGCCCGCCAGGGCGCCTCCGTTGTCGTCAACGACGTTGACGAGCAGACAGCGGCCGACGCCGTCGCCTCCATCACCTCCGGTGGAGGGACCGCCACTGCTGTCGTCGCCCCCGTTGGCCCGACCGAGACAGCGAAGCTGCTCGTTCAAACGGCCGTTGACACGTATGGGCGCCTCGATATCCTCGTGACCAACGCCGGCGTTCTGCGAGACACCGTGCTGTGGAAGATGACAGATGATGACTTCGATTCCGTCATCGGAGTGCATCTTCGCGGCACCTTCACGTGCGTGAGGGAGGCGGCAACCTACATGCGCGCCAACACGATCGCCGGGCGCATCATCTGCATCGGATCCCCTACCGGACAGCGCGGAAACTTCGGTCAGACGAATTACAGTGCGGCCAAGGCCGGCATCGTCGGCATGGTGCGCACCTGGTCGATGGAGCTGAAGCGCGCGGGGATCACCGCGAACGCCGTCATCCCCGTCGCCGCCACCGCGATGACCTCTACCGTGCCGTACTTTGCCGCGGCGGTAGAGGCTGCTGACAAAGGCGAGGCAATGCCCGCGTTCTTCAGACACGACCTCGGATTCGGCACGTCGCAAGACGTCGCCGGACTCATCACCTATCTGGCCTCAGATGCCGCACAGGATGTCACGGGCCAAGCCATCGGCATCGGCGGCGACCGCATTCAGCTCTGGTCTCATCCCAATGCGGTGACCACGGCATACAACGATGGCGGCTGGTCGGCAGAAGCGCTCGACGAGAACTTCACCGACGCTGTGGGTGACCTGCAGACAGTGGGCGAAAGCTTCCCTCCGCTGCCAGACGAACTCCAGCGCCCCACGGCAGACGCGTAA
- a CDS encoding MarR family winged helix-turn-helix transcriptional regulator — translation MAKPEPTAAAGVAEYRGASALTDDLSFLLARANARSIAAGNAALSEHGLRARSYSVLALAASDSRPTQRELAEFLWLDPSQVVALVDDLESRGLVRREPDPNDRRAKVVQATKEGRVRFAAAQESARSAELDQHSKLTAAQREQLGVLLREIAFSG, via the coding sequence ATGGCTAAGCCCGAACCCACAGCAGCCGCCGGTGTCGCTGAGTATCGAGGAGCGTCGGCGCTGACGGATGACCTCAGCTTTCTGCTGGCGCGAGCAAACGCACGGTCGATCGCCGCGGGCAATGCCGCGCTGTCCGAGCATGGCCTGCGCGCGCGCTCCTACTCAGTGCTCGCGCTTGCGGCGAGCGACAGCCGCCCCACGCAGCGTGAACTTGCCGAGTTTCTGTGGCTTGATCCCAGTCAGGTCGTCGCGCTCGTCGACGACCTGGAAAGCCGCGGCCTTGTGCGTCGTGAGCCAGACCCGAACGACAGGCGAGCAAAAGTCGTGCAGGCGACAAAGGAAGGTCGCGTTCGATTCGCGGCGGCACAGGAATCAGCACGCTCGGCCGAGCTGGACCAGCACAGCAAGCTGACGGCAGCGCAGCGCGAGCAGCTCGGGGTGCTGCTGCGGGAGATCGCCTTCTCGGGCTGA